From one Alphaproteobacteria bacterium genomic stretch:
- a CDS encoding mannose-1-phosphate guanylyltransferase/mannose-6-phosphate isomerase gives MATGRITPVILSGGSGTRLWPMSRRDYPKQFLPLAGDQTMLQETALRVCVPQRFAPVLVVCNEEHRFMVAEQLRRQEQEAQGILLEPVGRNTAPALTAAALWLLDRDPDAIMLVLPSDHVVQNVPAFREAAYIAAEAARSGRLVTFGIAPRAPETGFGYIAAGGPTEGIDGVRDVDGFVEKPDLATAQEYVAGGNHFWNSGMFVFRADILVAEIDRLTPETGVACRAALKNGSEDLDFFRMDADAFGSAPATSIDYAVMEKTADAAVVPVDMGWSDVGSWRALWEIGAKDNAGNVVEGDVVQVGARDCYLRSDGTLVAAIGLEDFVVVASADAVLVAPKDEVQQVRDIVEALGKSGRKEAVTFPEVYRPWGWYKTLNSGPGFHVNRISLHPGGRVNLRRHRHSAQHWMIVDGTADVTLEGAQHELEPGESISIPAGAAHALATADNRPLTLIEVQAGPNAGKDEFERLENT, from the coding sequence TTGGCAACCGGCCGCATCACGCCCGTCATTCTGTCCGGGGGCTCAGGCACCCGCCTGTGGCCCATGAGCCGCCGTGATTATCCGAAGCAGTTTCTGCCGCTCGCGGGCGACCAGACGATGCTGCAGGAAACCGCATTGCGCGTCTGCGTGCCGCAACGCTTCGCGCCCGTGCTCGTCGTCTGTAACGAGGAGCACCGGTTCATGGTCGCCGAACAGCTGCGCCGCCAGGAACAGGAAGCGCAGGGCATCCTGCTAGAACCCGTCGGGCGCAATACGGCCCCCGCGCTCACCGCGGCCGCCCTTTGGCTGCTCGACCGTGACCCCGACGCGATCATGCTCGTGCTGCCGTCCGACCATGTGGTGCAGAACGTCCCGGCGTTCCGCGAGGCCGCCTATATCGCTGCCGAGGCTGCCCGGTCGGGCCGGCTCGTGACCTTCGGCATCGCGCCGCGCGCGCCCGAAACGGGTTTTGGCTATATCGCGGCCGGCGGCCCGACCGAAGGCATTGACGGCGTGCGCGATGTCGACGGCTTCGTCGAGAAACCCGACCTCGCAACCGCGCAGGAATACGTCGCCGGCGGCAACCATTTCTGGAACAGCGGCATGTTCGTCTTCCGCGCCGATATATTGGTCGCGGAGATCGACCGGCTGACCCCGGAGACCGGTGTCGCCTGCCGGGCCGCCCTGAAAAACGGCTCCGAGGATCTCGACTTTTTCCGCATGGACGCCGACGCATTCGGGTCCGCGCCCGCAACCTCCATCGACTACGCGGTGATGGAAAAGACCGCGGACGCGGCCGTCGTGCCCGTCGATATGGGCTGGTCGGATGTCGGGTCGTGGCGTGCGCTGTGGGAAATCGGCGCCAAGGACAATGCCGGCAACGTCGTGGAGGGTGACGTGGTGCAGGTCGGCGCACGCGATTGCTATCTCCGAAGCGACGGCACGCTCGTCGCCGCCATCGGGCTGGAAGATTTCGTCGTCGTCGCCTCGGCCGACGCGGTGCTGGTCGCGCCCAAGGACGAGGTGCAGCAGGTCCGAGACATCGTCGAGGCGCTCGGCAAGTCCGGGCGCAAGGAAGCCGTCACCTTCCCCGAGGTCTACCGCCCCTGGGGCTGGTACAAGACCCTCAATTCCGGGCCGGGGTTTCACGTCAACCGTATCTCCCTGCACCCCGGCGGTCGCGTGAACCTGCGCCGCCACCGGCATTCGGCCCAGCACTGGATGATCGTCGACGGGACGGCCGACGTCACCCTGGAAGGCGCACAGCATGAATTGGAGCCGGGGGAATCCATCTCGATCCCGGCCGGCGCGGCCCACGCGCTGGCGACCGCCGACAACCGTCCGCTCACCCTGATCGAGGTGCAGGCCGGGCCGAACGCCGGCAAGGACGAGTTCGAACGGCTGGAAAACACCTGA
- a CDS encoding carbon-nitrogen hydrolase family protein, translating into MKITTLQMNTRSDKAANLEQARALAVHAVAVDSPDMLVLPEVFAFMGSSVADKRDAAEELPEPGHGGGAAFETLRALAGDHGVFVHGGSFVERAGDEFFNTTVAFDRAGQELARYRKIHLFDVSTPDGREYRESATFGAGSEIVTYRADDITVGCSICYDLRFAELYRALAEAGADVIMVPAAFTLQTGKDHWEVLLRARAIETQTYMVAAAQTGTYHEGNDERASWGHSMIVDPWGHILAQAREGTGHATATVEPAYAAQVRQRIPVAEHRVL; encoded by the coding sequence ATGAAGATCACGACGCTTCAGATGAACACCCGCAGCGACAAGGCGGCCAACCTGGAACAGGCGCGCGCGTTGGCGGTTCATGCAGTCGCGGTGGACTCGCCGGACATGCTGGTGCTGCCCGAAGTGTTCGCCTTCATGGGGAGCTCGGTCGCCGACAAGCGGGACGCTGCCGAAGAATTGCCCGAACCAGGACATGGCGGTGGCGCGGCCTTTGAAACCCTGCGCGCGCTGGCGGGTGATCATGGCGTGTTCGTGCATGGCGGCAGTTTCGTCGAACGTGCCGGGGATGAATTCTTCAACACGACCGTCGCCTTCGACCGCGCGGGCCAGGAACTGGCGCGCTATCGCAAGATCCATCTGTTCGATGTCTCGACGCCGGACGGCCGGGAATACAGGGAGTCCGCTACGTTCGGCGCCGGGTCCGAGATCGTGACCTACAGAGCCGATGACATCACAGTGGGTTGCAGCATTTGCTACGACCTTCGCTTCGCGGAGCTTTACCGCGCGCTGGCCGAAGCCGGCGCCGACGTGATCATGGTGCCGGCGGCGTTTACGCTGCAGACCGGCAAGGACCATTGGGAGGTCCTGTTGCGGGCCCGGGCCATCGAGACACAGACCTATATGGTGGCTGCGGCACAGACCGGCACCTATCACGAGGGCAATGACGAGCGTGCGAGCTGGGGACATTCGATGATTGTCGACCCCTGGGGGCATATTCTGGCCCAGGCGCGTGAGGGGACGGGGCACGCGACGGCGACGGTCGAGCCGGCATATGCGGCCCAGGTGCGCCAACGTATCCCCGTCGCCGAGCATCGTGTTCTTTGA
- a CDS encoding M20 aminoacylase family protein, with the protein MNIKDEITRDHALLTEWRRDFHAHPELAFEEERTSALVAERLESFGVEVHRGLAKTGVVGQLKVGTGNRAIALRADMDALPMEEGNTFDHASKTLGKMHGCGHDGHTTMLLGAAKYLAETKQFDGTVYFVFQPAEEAEGGAEVMVKDGLFEKFPVESIYGMHNWPGMPVGEFAVAPGAMMAAFDIFDLVIKGKGSHAAMPHQGIDSIVMASKVVDALQSIASRNIDPIDSLVVSVTQIHGGDAYNVIPDEVVLRGTVRSFSEAVRDGVEPAMRRIADGVCAAFGGTAELRYERRYPATVNSVEETENAEAAASAIVGSDNIERSPVPSMGSEDFAYMLQKKPGSYVWVGNGAGAGGCMLHNPGYDFNDEIIPIGVTYWSTLVEQILPAERPE; encoded by the coding sequence ATGAATATCAAGGATGAGATCACGCGCGATCACGCATTGCTGACCGAGTGGCGCAGGGATTTCCACGCCCATCCGGAGTTGGCCTTCGAGGAAGAGCGCACGTCGGCGCTCGTGGCCGAACGGCTCGAGAGTTTTGGCGTTGAGGTGCATCGCGGCCTGGCCAAGACCGGCGTCGTCGGCCAACTCAAGGTTGGCACCGGCAATCGCGCCATCGCGCTGCGCGCCGACATGGACGCGCTGCCCATGGAAGAAGGCAATACATTCGACCACGCCTCGAAGACACTGGGGAAGATGCATGGCTGCGGCCATGACGGCCACACCACGATGCTGTTGGGCGCGGCCAAGTATCTCGCCGAGACAAAACAGTTCGACGGCACGGTGTATTTCGTGTTCCAGCCCGCCGAGGAGGCCGAGGGCGGCGCGGAGGTGATGGTCAAGGACGGCCTGTTCGAGAAGTTCCCGGTTGAATCAATCTATGGGATGCACAATTGGCCCGGCATGCCGGTGGGTGAGTTTGCCGTGGCACCGGGTGCGATGATGGCGGCATTCGACATCTTCGACCTGGTGATCAAGGGAAAGGGCAGCCATGCCGCGATGCCCCATCAGGGGATCGACAGCATCGTCATGGCGTCCAAGGTGGTGGACGCGCTGCAGAGCATCGCGAGCCGCAACATCGACCCGATCGATTCGCTCGTCGTGTCGGTGACGCAAATTCACGGCGGCGATGCCTACAACGTCATCCCCGACGAAGTTGTTCTGCGGGGCACGGTACGGTCCTTCAGCGAGGCGGTTCGCGACGGCGTCGAGCCCGCCATGCGGCGGATCGCCGACGGGGTTTGTGCCGCGTTCGGCGGGACGGCGGAGCTGCGATACGAGCGGCGCTATCCCGCCACCGTCAACAGCGTGGAAGAAACCGAGAACGCGGAAGCGGCGGCTTCGGCCATCGTCGGCAGCGACAATATCGAACGCAGCCCGGTGCCCAGCATGGGGTCGGAGGATTTCGCCTATATGCTGCAGAAAAAACCGGGCAGTTATGTGTGGGTCGGCAACGGTGCCGGGGCGGGTGGCTGCATGCTTCACAACCCGGGCTATGACTTCAACGACGAGATCATCCCGATTGGCGTGACCTACTGGTCGACCCTGGTGGAGCAGATTCTCCCGGCCGAACGGCCGGAATAG
- a CDS encoding EAL domain-containing protein translates to MSLILHIIIIASYFVLSSAVALVAPGIVPALSTDVAPLAAGMVFLGCAIAHVMFAQSERNRRLLRELTVVRRQTREIAEDLLSTQTQALQMRQTVDQAGRAGEQRVSEVIAEVKVLQGLIEVFSRKQEASALAAGELQLAERPKLVAVEGGKAVSAPSGADFSDVDDPEVIDIVREALRLDRVDVYLQPIVSLPQRKNRYYECYTRIRSEDGTVIGPGQYIGVAEREGMVSAIDNMLLFRCVQLIRRTQKRNYDTAFFCNISRESLGDTAFIGDFVDFVSENPDLAPKLFFEFGQGDIETAPPATIGNLARLADLGFRFSLDQVTHLNLDIQGLSAKNFRFVKVDASFLLDRNDELVGDIARQDIKKMLDRDGLDLIVEKIEDERQVVELLDFEIDFGQGYLFGEPRLSRTD, encoded by the coding sequence ATGTCACTGATTCTGCATATCATAATCATCGCGTCCTATTTCGTGCTTTCGAGCGCGGTGGCGCTGGTCGCCCCCGGTATCGTGCCGGCGCTGTCGACGGATGTCGCGCCGTTGGCGGCCGGGATGGTGTTCCTCGGATGCGCGATCGCGCATGTGATGTTCGCCCAGTCGGAGCGTAACCGCCGCCTCTTGCGCGAATTGACGGTCGTCCGTCGTCAGACACGTGAAATTGCCGAGGATTTGCTCAGCACCCAGACCCAGGCGCTGCAAATGCGCCAGACCGTCGATCAGGCGGGCCGGGCGGGTGAACAGCGGGTGTCCGAAGTGATCGCCGAGGTCAAGGTCCTGCAGGGCCTGATCGAGGTCTTCTCGCGCAAACAGGAAGCCAGCGCCCTGGCGGCCGGCGAATTACAGCTCGCCGAGCGACCGAAGCTCGTCGCCGTCGAGGGTGGCAAGGCAGTCAGTGCGCCGTCGGGCGCCGATTTCTCCGATGTCGACGACCCGGAGGTCATCGATATTGTGCGCGAGGCGCTGCGTCTTGATCGGGTGGATGTCTATCTGCAGCCGATCGTCAGCCTGCCCCAGCGCAAGAACCGCTACTACGAATGCTACACGCGTATCCGCAGCGAGGACGGCACGGTGATCGGGCCGGGCCAGTATATTGGCGTGGCCGAGCGTGAAGGCATGGTCAGCGCAATCGACAATATGCTGCTGTTCCGTTGTGTGCAGCTGATCCGGCGCACCCAGAAGCGGAACTACGATACCGCCTTCTTCTGCAATATCTCCCGCGAAAGCCTTGGCGACACGGCCTTCATCGGTGATTTCGTCGATTTCGTGTCCGAGAATCCCGATCTGGCGCCGAAGCTGTTCTTCGAGTTCGGCCAGGGGGATATCGAAACGGCGCCGCCGGCCACGATCGGCAATCTGGCGCGGCTCGCAGATCTCGGTTTCCGGTTCTCGCTCGATCAGGTCACCCATCTGAACCTCGATATTCAGGGCCTCTCGGCCAAGAACTTCCGCTTCGTGAAGGTGGATGCGTCGTTCCTGCTCGACAGAAACGATGAACTGGTCGGTGATATCGCCCGCCAGGATATCAAGAAGATGCTCGACCGCGACGGTCTCGACCTGATTGTCGAAAAGATCGAGGATGAGCGCCAGGTGGTCGAACTTCTCGATTTCGAGATCGACTTCGGCCAAGGCTATCTCTTCGGCGAACCCCGGTTGAGCCGTACCGACTGA
- a CDS encoding TIGR01459 family HAD-type hydrolase, whose product MKTELLPGFESLSDSYDHLIVDLWGTLHNGIDPLPGAVDCLEKFGAAGARTVLLSNAPFRVAGVRDVLGQIGIPDTIYEDIFCSGEVAWHAIRDRVDPWHARLGRRAAFIGPDRHRPMLDNPGIDAAVEIEDADFFICTGPRDPGDVLEDYLPELGRAAAAGLPMVCTNPDREVLRGSVREICAGAMAEAYETRYGGDVAWHGKPYRPVFDAVLRHLGDPDRGRVLMIGDGLLTDVAGAAAAGIDAAFIVGGIAAERLGAAPGTLPAPEKLSVVLADAGQAPRYAMPGLIW is encoded by the coding sequence ATGAAAACAGAACTTCTCCCCGGCTTTGAAAGCCTGTCGGACAGCTATGATCATCTGATCGTCGATCTTTGGGGTACCCTGCATAACGGTATCGACCCCCTGCCGGGCGCGGTTGACTGCCTGGAAAAATTTGGCGCTGCGGGCGCCAGGACCGTGCTGCTTTCCAACGCGCCTTTTCGTGTGGCCGGTGTCCGCGATGTCCTGGGACAGATCGGTATTCCCGACACCATCTATGAAGACATCTTCTGTTCCGGCGAAGTTGCCTGGCACGCCATTCGCGACCGGGTGGACCCGTGGCATGCAAGGCTCGGCCGGCGCGCGGCGTTCATCGGGCCGGACCGCCATCGGCCCATGCTCGACAATCCCGGCATCGACGCCGCCGTCGAAATCGAGGATGCGGATTTCTTTATCTGCACCGGTCCGCGCGATCCGGGCGATGTGCTGGAGGATTATCTTCCCGAGCTGGGCCGCGCGGCTGCGGCGGGGCTGCCGATGGTCTGCACCAATCCCGACCGCGAGGTGTTGCGCGGGTCCGTGCGCGAGATATGTGCGGGGGCGATGGCCGAGGCCTATGAGACCCGCTATGGCGGCGATGTGGCCTGGCACGGCAAGCCGTACCGCCCGGTCTTTGACGCGGTGCTGCGGCACTTGGGCGATCCGGACCGGGGCCGCGTGCTGATGATCGGTGACGGCCTGCTGACCGATGTCGCGGGTGCCGCCGCAGCGGGTATCGATGCCGCTTTCATCGTCGGCGGCATCGCCGCCGAACGGCTCGGCGCCGCGCCGGGGACCTTGCCGGCGCCCGAGAAACTGTCGGTCGTCCTTGCGGATGCCGGCCAGGCGCCCCGATACGCCATGCCCGGACTGATCTGGTAA
- a CDS encoding adenylate/guanylate cyclase domain-containing protein: MHRHDWEWSFDAPPEVIWPILSDTARFNEAAGLPKHDITETPQDDGSVLFTAVAKQGPLTLAWREEPVNWIANKWFEHRRHFTRGPLKMLCATLRIEPAGPDGKQSHVHYMLEVEAANLLGELALRTVFFKSTNKTFAALIESTADYARGERDTPFEATPPAFDDATRQRIAQAVEAINATPHAHGLAEQLARHATTGQEVDVVKIRPLALARRWGARPRDVIELCLEATRAGLLDLRWDILCPRCRVAKSISQSLDEMPTGAHCGTCNIDYDRDFSRNVELSFQPAAGIRPVAFGEYCLFGPMSTPHIVAQVCVAAGATRELEAPFTAGRYLVRTLEAGPETDFDFEGGGFPEVQIGDGTVSVGTAVAPGTLRLINKSTHDRNVVVEERAWERDALTADRVTALQTFRDLFSDQLLRPGDEVAIQRVTLMFTDLQGSTALYESIGDARAYGLVRDHFAFLTGIVREHDGAVVKTIGDAVMAAFVEPGQALAAALEIQQAVAEFNRTHAQAAGGDNLIAIKVGIHGGPCIAVTLNDRLDYFGTTVNMTARLEGQSRGGDIIVSTSLAGDPAVAALLAQRKVTEESAELRGFDGRVEFLRIDETTRNMASGDQ; this comes from the coding sequence GTGCATCGTCACGATTGGGAATGGTCCTTCGACGCCCCTCCGGAAGTCATCTGGCCGATCCTGTCGGACACGGCCCGGTTCAACGAAGCTGCCGGCCTTCCGAAGCACGACATTACGGAAACGCCTCAGGATGACGGGTCGGTCCTGTTCACGGCCGTTGCCAAGCAGGGGCCGCTCACGCTTGCCTGGCGTGAGGAGCCGGTAAACTGGATCGCCAACAAATGGTTTGAGCACCGCCGGCATTTCACCCGGGGACCACTCAAGATGCTCTGTGCAACCCTCAGGATCGAGCCGGCGGGCCCGGACGGCAAGCAGAGCCATGTCCACTACATGCTGGAAGTGGAGGCGGCGAACCTGCTGGGCGAACTGGCGCTGCGCACGGTGTTTTTCAAATCCACCAATAAGACCTTTGCGGCCCTCATCGAATCGACAGCGGACTATGCGCGCGGGGAACGCGATACGCCCTTCGAGGCCACGCCGCCCGCCTTCGACGACGCGACCAGGCAACGGATTGCCCAGGCCGTCGAGGCCATCAACGCCACGCCGCACGCGCACGGGCTTGCCGAGCAGTTGGCCCGGCACGCGACCACAGGACAGGAAGTCGATGTTGTGAAGATACGGCCCCTGGCGCTGGCGCGGCGCTGGGGTGCGCGCCCGCGCGACGTGATCGAACTGTGCCTCGAAGCGACCCGCGCCGGGCTGCTCGATCTGCGCTGGGACATTCTGTGCCCGCGCTGCCGGGTCGCGAAGTCGATTTCTCAAAGCCTGGACGAGATGCCGACAGGTGCGCATTGCGGCACCTGCAACATCGACTATGACCGCGATTTCTCCCGCAATGTGGAGCTGAGCTTCCAGCCAGCGGCGGGAATTCGCCCCGTTGCCTTCGGCGAGTATTGCCTGTTCGGGCCGATGAGTACGCCGCATATCGTAGCGCAAGTTTGCGTCGCCGCCGGGGCCACCCGCGAGCTCGAAGCACCGTTCACCGCCGGGCGTTATCTGGTGCGGACGCTGGAGGCCGGCCCCGAAACCGATTTCGATTTCGAAGGTGGCGGGTTTCCCGAGGTGCAGATCGGTGACGGGACGGTGTCTGTCGGTACGGCCGTCGCGCCGGGCACCCTGCGCCTGATCAATAAATCTACCCATGACCGCAATGTCGTCGTCGAGGAGCGGGCCTGGGAACGCGATGCCTTGACGGCCGACCGCGTGACCGCGTTGCAGACGTTCCGTGACCTCTTCTCGGACCAGCTGCTGCGGCCCGGTGACGAAGTGGCGATCCAGCGTGTCACGCTGATGTTCACGGACCTGCAGGGGTCAACCGCGCTATATGAATCCATTGGCGATGCGCGGGCCTACGGCCTCGTGCGCGACCACTTCGCGTTCCTGACGGGTATCGTGCGCGAACATGACGGCGCGGTGGTGAAGACCATTGGCGATGCCGTCATGGCGGCCTTCGTCGAGCCGGGGCAGGCGCTTGCCGCGGCGCTGGAGATTCAGCAGGCGGTCGCGGAATTCAACCGCACCCATGCGCAGGCGGCGGGCGGGGACAACTTGATCGCGATCAAGGTCGGCATTCACGGCGGGCCCTGTATCGCCGTCACCCTGAACGACCGACTCGATTATTTCGGGACCACCGTGAACATGACGGCACGGCTGGAAGGGCAAAGCCGGGGCGGCGATATCATCGTGTCGACGAGCCTCGCCGGGGATCCGGCTGTTGCCGCATTGCTGGCACAACGTAAAGTGACCGAAGAATCCGCAGAATTGAGGGGATTCGACGGTCGGGTCGAGTTCCTGCGCATCGACGAGACCACGCGAAACATGGCATCCGGCGATCAATAG
- the scpA gene encoding methylmalonyl-CoA mutase produces the protein MAEFPKHTLADWTARAAEELRGRSPGDLIGETPEGIEIKPIYSAADLEDIAWLDSMPGFAPFVGGPKATMYAGRPWTVRQYAGFSTAEESNAFYRKALAGGQRGLSVAFDLATHRGYDSDHPRVVGDVGKAGVAIDSVEDMKILFDGIPLDEMSVSMTMNGAVLPVLASYIVAAEEQGVGPEKLSGTIQNDILKEFMVRNTYIYPPTPSMRIVADIIAYTAEHMPRYNSISISGYHMQEAGATAVQELAFTLADGIEYVRVAKATGLDVDRFAPRLSFFFGIGMNFFMEIAKLRAARYLWSHAMRDLFDARDERSLMLRTHCQTSGVSLTEQDPYNNVVRTTIEALAATLGGTQSLHTNSFDEAVALPTPASSRVARNTQLILQHEAGITQVVDPMAGSYYVESLTQALVVEARKIIDEVEALGGMTKAVESGMPKLRIEEAAARRQARIDRGEDVIVGVNRYQPDTADEMDVLDIDNSRVREAQIARLKTVREGRDAAGCQAALETITQIAQSGDGNLLAACVDAARARATVGEMSDAMEEAFGRHSATVKSISGVYAAAYEGDEGFREVLADVSAFAEEEGRRPRMLVVKLGQDGHDRGAKVIATAFADLGFDVDVGPLFATPEEAAQQAVENDVHIIGVSTQAAGHKTLVPQLVAALQAANAEEIVVICGGVIPAKDYEFLNANGVSAIYGPGTNIPAAAREVLDMVRVRRREAA, from the coding sequence ATGGCGGAATTCCCCAAACATACGCTTGCCGACTGGACGGCCCGTGCCGCCGAGGAATTGCGTGGCCGCTCACCCGGCGATCTGATCGGCGAGACCCCCGAGGGAATCGAGATCAAGCCGATCTATTCGGCGGCCGATCTCGAGGATATTGCATGGCTGGACAGCATGCCGGGTTTCGCGCCGTTCGTGGGCGGCCCCAAGGCGACCATGTATGCCGGGCGCCCCTGGACGGTACGTCAGTATGCGGGCTTTTCGACGGCGGAAGAATCCAACGCCTTTTATCGCAAGGCGCTCGCAGGCGGCCAGCGCGGCCTTTCGGTGGCCTTCGATCTGGCGACCCACCGCGGCTATGACAGCGACCATCCGCGGGTCGTGGGGGATGTCGGCAAGGCCGGTGTTGCGATCGACAGCGTCGAGGACATGAAAATTCTGTTCGACGGAATCCCGCTCGACGAGATGAGCGTGTCGATGACCATGAACGGGGCCGTGTTGCCGGTGCTGGCCAGCTATATCGTCGCCGCCGAAGAACAAGGGGTCGGGCCGGAGAAACTTTCGGGGACCATCCAGAACGACATCCTCAAGGAGTTCATGGTCCGAAACACGTATATCTACCCGCCGACCCCGTCGATGCGGATCGTCGCCGACATCATCGCCTATACCGCCGAGCATATGCCGCGGTACAACTCGATCTCGATCTCCGGCTATCACATGCAGGAAGCCGGTGCGACGGCGGTCCAGGAACTTGCGTTCACACTGGCCGATGGAATCGAGTATGTTCGGGTGGCGAAGGCGACCGGCCTTGATGTGGATCGGTTCGCGCCGCGCCTGTCCTTCTTTTTCGGCATCGGCATGAATTTCTTCATGGAGATCGCCAAGCTGCGCGCGGCCCGCTACCTGTGGTCCCATGCCATGCGTGATCTGTTCGACGCCCGGGATGAACGCTCGTTGATGCTGCGCACCCATTGCCAGACATCCGGCGTATCCCTGACCGAGCAGGATCCTTACAACAACGTTGTGCGCACCACGATCGAGGCGCTGGCGGCGACCCTGGGCGGGACCCAGTCGCTGCACACCAACTCGTTCGACGAGGCGGTAGCACTGCCGACCCCGGCCTCGTCGCGGGTGGCCCGCAACACGCAGCTGATTCTGCAGCACGAAGCCGGCATCACGCAGGTCGTCGATCCGATGGCCGGCTCCTACTATGTCGAGAGCCTGACCCAGGCGCTCGTCGTCGAGGCCCGCAAGATAATCGACGAGGTCGAGGCGCTTGGCGGGATGACGAAGGCCGTCGAATCCGGCATGCCGAAGCTGCGCATCGAGGAAGCTGCCGCGCGCCGCCAGGCGCGAATCGATCGGGGCGAGGATGTGATCGTCGGCGTCAACCGGTACCAGCCGGACACGGCCGATGAAATGGACGTGCTCGATATCGACAATAGCCGGGTCCGCGAGGCACAGATCGCCCGGCTCAAGACCGTGCGCGAGGGCCGGGACGCGGCCGGTTGCCAGGCGGCTCTCGAAACGATCACGCAAATTGCGCAATCCGGCGACGGCAACCTGCTGGCGGCTTGCGTCGATGCCGCGCGCGCGCGCGCTACTGTGGGGGAGATGTCTGATGCAATGGAAGAGGCCTTCGGGCGTCACAGCGCGACCGTGAAGTCGATATCGGGTGTCTATGCCGCCGCCTATGAGGGCGATGAGGGATTTCGTGAGGTGCTCGCCGACGTTTCGGCATTTGCCGAGGAGGAAGGCCGGCGCCCGCGCATGCTGGTCGTCAAGCTCGGCCAGGACGGGCATGACCGAGGTGCCAAGGTGATCGCGACGGCGTTCGCCGATCTGGGATTCGACGTGGATGTGGGGCCGCTGTTTGCGACCCCGGAGGAGGCGGCGCAGCAGGCCGTTGAGAACGATGTTCACATTATCGGCGTATCGACCCAGGCGGCGGGCCACAAGACCCTGGTGCCCCAGCTGGTCGCGGCGTTACAGGCGGCAAACGCAGAGGAAATTGTTGTGATTTGTGGGGGTGTAATCCCAGCCAAGGATTATGAGTTTCTGAACGCCAATGGTGTCTCGGCCATTTACGGACCGGGCACGAATATTCCGGCCGCCGCGCGCGAGGTCCTCGATATGGTCCGGGTACGCCGGCGCGAAGCGGCCTGA
- a CDS encoding Lrp/AsnC family transcriptional regulator, whose product MEGLLDAVDHMLLDVVQADARLSFREIGRRIGMSTPAVADRIRRLEAAGVIMGYAARVDRAALGQEIGAFIRLTVSDRDFQRVSGLCRSLDAVVACHHITGEESFVIRVAVSSIAELEDVISRFRKIGPAQSSVILSSPVDGKPARTDSALLAPATAR is encoded by the coding sequence ATGGAAGGTTTATTGGACGCGGTCGATCATATGTTGCTGGATGTCGTCCAGGCGGATGCGCGTTTATCGTTTCGTGAGATCGGCCGGCGGATCGGCATGTCGACCCCCGCCGTGGCCGACCGCATTCGTCGGCTCGAGGCGGCGGGCGTCATCATGGGTTATGCCGCCCGGGTGGACCGGGCCGCACTCGGTCAGGAGATTGGCGCGTTTATTCGCCTGACGGTGTCGGACAGAGATTTTCAGCGGGTCTCGGGCTTGTGCCGGTCCTTGGATGCGGTGGTAGCGTGCCATCACATCACGGGCGAGGAAAGTTTCGTCATTCGCGTGGCGGTTTCGTCCATCGCCGAACTCGAGGATGTCATCTCCCGGTTTCGCAAGATCGGCCCGGCGCAGAGTTCGGTGATTCTCTCGTCGCCGGTCGACGGCAAGCCGGCGCGCACGGACAGCGCATTGTTGGCCCCGGCGACAGCGCGCTAG